In Nostoc sp. GT001, a genomic segment contains:
- the petB gene encoding cytochrome b6, producing the protein MANVYDWFEERLEIQALAEDVTSKYVPPHVNIFYCLGGITLVCFLIQFATGFAMTFYYKPTVTEAFSSVQYIMTEVNFGWLIRSIHRWSASMMVLMMILHVFRVYLTGGFKKPRELTWVSGVILAVITVSFGVTGYSLPWDQVGYWAVKIVSGVPEAIPVVGVLISDLLRGGSSVGQATLTRYYSAHTFVLPWLIAVFMLFHFLMIRKQGISGPL; encoded by the coding sequence ATGGCCAACGTTTACGACTGGTTTGAGGAACGCCTGGAGATTCAGGCACTCGCCGAAGACGTTACTAGCAAGTACGTCCCTCCCCACGTCAATATCTTTTACTGCCTGGGTGGAATTACCTTGGTTTGCTTTCTCATCCAGTTTGCTACTGGATTTGCCATGACGTTCTACTACAAGCCAACAGTTACTGAAGCTTTCTCCTCAGTGCAGTACATCATGACTGAAGTAAACTTCGGTTGGCTAATTCGTTCCATCCATCGCTGGTCTGCCAGCATGATGGTATTGATGATGATTTTGCACGTCTTCCGGGTTTATCTCACTGGTGGTTTCAAAAAGCCCCGCGAATTGACCTGGGTAAGTGGTGTAATCCTAGCTGTGATCACCGTTTCCTTCGGAGTTACCGGCTATTCTCTACCTTGGGACCAAGTTGGCTACTGGGCTGTGAAAATCGTTAGCGGCGTACCAGAAGCAATTCCCGTAGTTGGAGTTCTGATTTCCGACCTGCTACGTGGCGGTTCCAGTGTTGGTCAAGCAACACTAACTCGTTACTACAGCGCACACACCTTTGTACTGCCTTGGCTGATTGCAGTATTCATGCTGTTTCACTTCTTGATGATCCGCAAGCAAGGCATTTCCGGGCCTTTGTAA
- the petD gene encoding cytochrome b6-f complex subunit IV, with amino-acid sequence MSTQKKPDLSDPQLRAKLAKGMGHNYYGEPAWPNDLLYVFPIVIMGSFAAIVALAVLDPAMTSEPANPFATPLEILPEWYLYPVFQILRSLPNKLLGVLAMGSVPVGLILVPFIENVNKFQNPFRRPVATTVFLVGTLVTVWLGIGAALPLDKSLTLGLF; translated from the coding sequence ATGTCAACACAAAAAAAACCTGACCTGAGCGATCCTCAGTTAAGAGCCAAACTCGCTAAAGGCATGGGTCACAACTACTATGGTGAACCCGCTTGGCCTAATGACTTACTTTACGTCTTTCCAATTGTGATCATGGGTTCCTTCGCTGCGATTGTGGCTCTAGCCGTGCTAGATCCCGCAATGACCAGTGAACCAGCAAATCCTTTCGCCACACCATTGGAAATTTTGCCAGAGTGGTACTTGTATCCAGTCTTCCAAATTTTGCGATCGCTTCCTAACAAACTTTTAGGAGTGTTAGCAATGGGTTCCGTACCAGTAGGGCTAATCCTCGTTCCCTTTATTGAGAACGTGAATAAGTTCCAAAACCCCTTCCGCCGTCCAGTTGCAACTACAGTATTCCTTGTTGGTACTCTTGTCACCGTGTGGCTGGGTATTGGTGCTGCTTTGCCATTGGATAAATCTTTAACCTTGGGACTATTCTAA
- a CDS encoding anti-sigma regulatory factor — MLSIVQQDHLTVKSELRLLNQVQEWFEQFCLQHLSQLGWSKTQLDRLNLALAEGFTNAVRHAHHALPPETTIEINVYLWIDRLEIRIWDYGKPFNPDAIAEPVPGTLQVGGYGWFLLRRLADKVVYERGADGRNCLLIVKYSVEAQK; from the coding sequence ATGCTTAGTATAGTGCAGCAAGACCATCTGACGGTTAAGAGCGAACTCAGGCTCTTAAACCAGGTGCAAGAATGGTTTGAGCAATTTTGTCTGCAACACTTGTCTCAACTTGGCTGGTCAAAAACCCAACTCGATCGCCTCAATTTAGCATTAGCAGAAGGCTTTACCAACGCCGTTCGTCACGCTCATCATGCTTTACCGCCAGAAACAACCATTGAGATTAACGTTTATCTGTGGATTGACCGACTAGAGATTAGAATTTGGGATTATGGAAAACCTTTCAATCCTGATGCGATCGCAGAGCCAGTCCCAGGTACTCTACAAGTAGGTGGGTATGGATGGTTTCTCCTCCGGCGGTTGGCTGACAAGGTTGTATACGAACGTGGTGCGGATGGTAGAAATTGCCTGCTCATTGTTAAGTACTCTGTAGAAGCACAAAAGTAA
- a CDS encoding GDP-mannose 4,6-dehydratase: MTKTALITGITGQDGYYLSHLLLNRGYRVVGLVPPHRQPNLTKLGILANQVEIFTVDLRDSAALLIAVEQLRPQEIYNLAAPSFVPDSWNDPLGTLDLITGTATRLLEAVRKVGLSTRFYQASSSEMFGDVFLSPQDEETAFRPKNPYAAAKMHAHWTMVHHRQRYGLFACSGILYNHESPLRPPQFVTRKVSLAAASIKLGLTDTLEMGNLDAKRDWGFAGDYVEAMWLMLQIDEPEEYVIGTGKLHSVRDLVATAFESVGLDWKQHVVLNTDFLRQDEHFELVANPSKAKRNLGWEPQVSFEELLEKMVKTDLERLQSGALDEVLAAGIAPLPQV; this comes from the coding sequence ATGACTAAGACAGCCCTAATCACAGGAATTACTGGTCAAGATGGCTACTATCTCAGCCATTTGCTCCTCAACCGTGGTTATCGAGTTGTCGGATTAGTACCCCCACATCGACAACCTAATTTAACAAAACTAGGAATACTGGCAAATCAGGTAGAAATTTTTACGGTTGACTTGAGGGATAGTGCGGCACTGTTGATCGCTGTTGAACAATTGCGTCCCCAAGAGATTTACAATTTGGCGGCTCCCAGTTTTGTACCCGACTCCTGGAACGACCCATTGGGAACTCTGGATTTAATAACTGGTACAGCTACTAGGCTCTTGGAAGCAGTACGAAAAGTTGGTTTGTCTACCAGATTTTATCAAGCTAGCAGTTCAGAAATGTTTGGCGATGTATTCCTCTCGCCTCAAGATGAGGAAACCGCTTTTCGTCCCAAAAATCCCTATGCTGCGGCTAAAATGCACGCCCACTGGACGATGGTGCATCATAGACAGCGCTATGGACTATTTGCCTGTAGCGGAATTTTATATAATCACGAGTCTCCTCTACGCCCACCTCAGTTTGTCACACGCAAAGTTTCTTTGGCGGCTGCATCAATTAAATTGGGTTTAACTGACACCTTAGAAATGGGTAATCTGGATGCCAAACGTGATTGGGGCTTTGCAGGTGATTACGTAGAGGCTATGTGGTTAATGTTACAAATTGATGAGCCAGAAGAATATGTGATTGGCACTGGTAAACTACACAGTGTGAGAGATTTAGTTGCCACAGCCTTTGAGTCTGTCGGCTTGGATTGGAAGCAGCATGTAGTTTTAAATACTGACTTTTTGCGACAAGATGAGCATTTTGAACTAGTAGCTAACCCCAGCAAAGCTAAAAGAAACCTCGGCTGGGAACCCCAAGTAAGCTTTGAGGAACTTTTAGAAAAAATGGTAAAAACAGATTTGGAGCGGTTACAAAGCGGTGCGTTGGATGAAGTCCTTGCCGCAGGCATCGCGCCCTTACCGCAAGTGTAA
- a CDS encoding glycosyltransferase — protein MQITTVTKNLNLGDKVNKKTNHVFVFLEIFAHEGGIQSYIKDIFRAYLGLGQDYKAEVFLLRDSADSLNPFEDENLKFHYFKNQSPYLGRLQMAAALLKCLLQSRPQKVFCGHINLAVLIQTLCQPLGIPYTVLTYGKEVWEPLKNQERRALTSADRIWTISRYSRDRACVANSLNPKMVEMMPCAIDTDKFTPGSKQPELVQKYGLTGAKVLMTVARLWSGDIYKGVDVTIRAIPQIAQVFPEVKYLVIGRGDDQPRLAQLAKDLGVSDRVVFAGFVATEELMEHYRLADAYIMPSQEGFGIVYLEAMACGVPVLSGDDDGSADPLQDGKLGWRVPHRNPDAVAAACIEMLQGDDQRCDGEWLRQQAIALFGINAFQQHLQKMLLSSVIKSI, from the coding sequence ATGCAAATCACTACAGTGACAAAAAACCTGAATTTAGGTGATAAAGTTAACAAAAAAACTAACCATGTCTTCGTGTTTTTAGAAATTTTTGCTCACGAAGGTGGTATTCAATCGTATATAAAAGATATTTTTCGCGCCTATTTGGGATTGGGCCAAGACTACAAGGCAGAAGTCTTTTTGCTGCGAGATAGTGCTGATAGCTTAAATCCCTTTGAAGACGAGAACTTAAAATTTCATTACTTTAAAAATCAGTCTCCCTATTTGGGGAGATTGCAAATGGCAGCGGCTTTACTAAAGTGTCTTTTGCAAAGCCGTCCGCAGAAGGTTTTCTGCGGTCACATTAACTTAGCAGTATTAATCCAAACACTTTGCCAGCCCTTGGGAATTCCTTACACCGTGCTAACTTACGGCAAAGAAGTCTGGGAACCGCTGAAAAATCAAGAACGTCGCGCCCTGACATCAGCAGATAGAATTTGGACAATTAGTCGCTACAGCCGCGATCGCGCTTGTGTTGCTAATAGTCTAAACCCAAAAATGGTAGAGATGATGCCTTGTGCCATTGATACGGATAAATTTACTCCTGGTTCCAAACAACCAGAATTAGTCCAGAAGTATGGCTTAACTGGTGCGAAAGTGTTGATGACAGTAGCACGGTTATGGTCAGGAGATATTTACAAGGGTGTAGATGTCACCATTCGGGCCATACCACAAATCGCTCAAGTTTTCCCAGAAGTGAAATATTTGGTAATTGGTCGCGGTGACGATCAACCGCGATTGGCACAGCTAGCAAAAGATTTAGGTGTGAGCGATCGCGTTGTATTTGCTGGTTTCGTTGCCACAGAAGAATTAATGGAACATTATCGCCTTGCTGACGCCTATATTATGCCTTCGCAAGAAGGCTTTGGCATAGTTTATCTAGAAGCAATGGCTTGTGGAGTGCCTGTGTTATCCGGTGACGACGATGGTTCCGCTGACCCCTTGCAGGATGGTAAACTAGGGTGGCGAGTACCACACCGCAATCCTGATGCTGTAGCAGCAGCTTGTATAGAAATGCTTCAAGGGGATGACCAGCGATGTGATGGAGAGTGGCTGCGACAACAGGCGATCGCTCTATTTGGCATCAATGCCTTTCAACAGCACTTACAAAAAATGCTGCTATCCTCAGTAATAAAGTCCATTTGA
- a CDS encoding pentapeptide repeat-containing protein codes for MTSPIVRRTSNQSGQSKKSERANSLLLASRRFAAWAAEITLVVTSGLIPFGIGVYANSRSDLNRVPLNPVLVVTERAIARPLALPVSYGIRNVAWPTNILWTIALLAPVTLSWWQLYLLAKTGSTLPKRWLKVRVVNEQGKPPGLGAVVIREGVGRWTVPISIAYLLWRYSFAFPNLGLFTFLSLLMIVGEGIGLPSRRGRRALHDQLAGTYTIDAVLASNKQAQSADGNDQAEEKQEGEEFAAVETSQSHNLWRRIQQNPNLTLFGVGLTSMTAVLATLIGTQVYIQIQQSQRATKQINSQQFLELVKPLSPNSGATNEQRQTAILAMGGLNDPQSIKFLADLLVSETNPSLLDTIQQALTTVGPQAIPELKNKNQFLVSELESVGGTATKERELRQGRLQRNQRTINKILSVYSGKKIEGVDLSSTQLGQSGTPGSSFFNLVLDNLDLSGVKFKSANLNQASFKGSRFRGVGEDGRWDTYDDVMADLSQAQLQQANLTDANLSRVLMNRIDLSRATLNRANLSNARLYDAKLNSTQLVGADLRNAVLEKASLTGADLGDAKLNEANLYAARLGRATAIGTQLSFANLTNTDWQGADLSGAYLDRANLSNANLSATRLAGAVLRSAQMENVNLQNADLSLADLRGANVAGADFKGAILAPSKQDPADQFVQTPDLGSVSAVVQGVDFSQAKNLDAKQLAYICTQGGIHPRCP; via the coding sequence ATGACCTCACCAATTGTCAGGAGAACTAGTAATCAATCTGGTCAGTCAAAAAAATCGGAAAGAGCCAATTCGCTGCTGCTAGCAAGTAGGCGTTTTGCTGCTTGGGCAGCTGAAATCACACTCGTGGTTACTAGTGGATTGATTCCCTTTGGCATTGGTGTCTATGCCAATTCTAGAAGCGATCTGAACCGAGTGCCGCTTAACCCCGTACTGGTAGTCACAGAAAGAGCGATCGCCAGACCCCTAGCTCTACCTGTAAGCTATGGCATCCGTAACGTTGCATGGCCGACTAATATTTTGTGGACAATCGCCTTGTTAGCGCCTGTAACTCTTTCGTGGTGGCAATTGTATTTATTAGCTAAGACTGGTAGCACACTTCCAAAACGTTGGTTAAAAGTGCGGGTTGTCAACGAGCAAGGGAAGCCGCCCGGATTGGGGGCAGTTGTAATTAGAGAAGGAGTTGGGCGTTGGACAGTACCCATTTCCATCGCCTATCTACTGTGGCGTTACAGCTTTGCTTTTCCCAATTTAGGATTATTCACATTTTTATCTTTATTAATGATTGTGGGTGAAGGGATTGGCTTACCGTCGCGTCGGGGGCGTCGCGCACTCCACGATCAACTCGCAGGTACTTATACAATTGATGCAGTCTTAGCTAGCAACAAACAAGCTCAGTCTGCTGACGGTAACGATCAAGCAGAAGAAAAGCAGGAAGGTGAAGAATTTGCGGCAGTCGAAACCAGCCAATCGCATAATTTGTGGCGGCGAATACAGCAAAATCCCAATCTGACTTTGTTTGGGGTAGGGCTGACGAGTATGACTGCTGTGCTGGCAACTTTAATCGGCACTCAAGTTTATATCCAAATTCAACAATCCCAGCGAGCAACCAAGCAAATCAACAGCCAACAATTCCTCGAACTTGTCAAACCATTGAGTCCCAACTCTGGGGCGACTAATGAGCAACGCCAAACTGCAATTCTGGCTATGGGTGGTCTTAATGACCCACAATCAATTAAATTTCTGGCGGATTTATTAGTTAGCGAAACTAACCCCAGCCTTTTGGATACTATTCAACAAGCTTTGACAACTGTCGGGCCTCAAGCCATTCCAGAACTCAAAAATAAGAATCAGTTTTTGGTCAGCGAACTGGAATCTGTGGGTGGCACTGCAACCAAAGAGCGGGAATTACGGCAAGGGCGACTACAAAGAAACCAGCGGACGATCAACAAGATTCTCTCTGTTTATAGCGGTAAAAAAATTGAGGGTGTTGACCTTAGTAGCACCCAATTAGGTCAAAGCGGTACTCCAGGAAGTTCCTTCTTCAACTTGGTACTGGACAATCTTGATTTATCAGGAGTTAAGTTTAAATCTGCAAATCTTAACCAAGCCAGCTTTAAGGGTAGCCGCTTCCGGGGTGTGGGTGAAGATGGACGCTGGGATACCTACGACGATGTAATGGCTGATTTAAGCCAAGCTCAGTTGCAGCAAGCAAATCTTACTGATGCTAATCTTAGTCGCGTCTTGATGAACCGGATCGATTTGAGCCGCGCCACTCTTAACAGAGCCAACTTATCCAACGCGCGTCTATATGATGCTAAACTCAACAGCACCCAACTAGTGGGAGCCGATCTGCGAAACGCAGTTTTGGAAAAAGCTAGCTTGACTGGGGCAGATTTAGGCGATGCCAAATTAAACGAAGCCAATCTTTATGCTGCCCGTTTAGGTCGCGCCACTGCGATTGGAACGCAATTATCTTTTGCCAACTTAACTAACACTGATTGGCAAGGGGCAGATTTATCAGGAGCCTATTTGGATCGTGCTAATCTCAGCAATGCTAACCTCAGCGCCACTCGTCTAGCTGGTGCTGTTTTACGCTCTGCCCAAATGGAAAACGTTAACTTGCAAAATGCTGACCTGAGCCTTGCAGATTTACGCGGGGCAAATGTCGCTGGAGCAGATTTTAAGGGGGCAATTCTCGCTCCTAGCAAACAAGATCCAGCAGATCAATTTGTCCAAACCCCAGATTTAGGATCAGTATCTGCCGTAGTCCAAGGGGTTGATTTTTCTCAAGCCAAAAATTTAGATGCCAAGCAATTAGCATACATTTGTACTCAAGGAGGCATTCATCCCCGTTGCCCGTAG
- a CDS encoding GNAT family N-acetyltransferase → MAARIKMTSLLPRNLSVVIRPVQYRDLDGIERITQESFAALTPQGAGFAISQMQRLRRWYGLLKFLSWFPNPLQYRLCAFVAEQGRILLGMIQVSPFNRTRSTWRIDQVLLERGVDKQGIGSQLLRHCFESILEARTWLLEVNINDIEALALYRQNGFQRLAEMTYWEIGPELLAELAQAEPDLPNLLPVSNADAQLLYQLDTASMPPLVRQVFDRNTRDFKTSLFGALTDAVKQWLTKTEVVSGYVFEPQRKAAIGYFQVQLDRKGEVPHTATLTVHPAYTWLYPELLSQLARIAQDFPQQGLQLASSDYQAEREEYLERIGAKRIEHTLVMSRSVWHKLRESKFVSLEGIQWTDMLQGLQPTRKPIPGGMSWIQPAKLPSSDKPLPSKSEPIKFSVKNPSMEVLPIPESPDAPQEN, encoded by the coding sequence ATGGCGGCTCGAATAAAAATGACTTCATTACTTCCCAGAAACCTCAGCGTTGTTATCCGACCAGTCCAATACCGGGATCTGGACGGAATTGAGCGCATAACTCAAGAGTCATTCGCAGCCCTCACTCCTCAGGGAGCAGGTTTTGCCATCAGCCAGATGCAAAGGCTGCGTCGCTGGTATGGATTACTCAAATTTTTAAGTTGGTTTCCTAACCCGCTACAGTATCGCCTCTGTGCTTTTGTCGCGGAGCAGGGGCGGATACTTTTAGGAATGATTCAAGTCTCACCCTTTAACCGCACACGTAGCACTTGGCGGATCGATCAAGTGCTACTAGAGCGTGGTGTCGATAAACAAGGAATTGGTTCGCAACTTTTGCGTCATTGCTTTGAGTCGATTTTGGAAGCTCGCACTTGGCTACTAGAAGTTAATATCAATGACATAGAGGCGCTGGCACTATATCGGCAAAATGGATTCCAGCGTCTGGCAGAAATGACATACTGGGAAATTGGCCCAGAATTACTGGCTGAATTGGCACAAGCAGAGCCAGACTTGCCCAACCTCTTGCCAGTAAGTAATGCTGATGCCCAGTTGCTATATCAACTAGATACGGCATCAATGCCACCTCTGGTACGTCAGGTTTTTGACCGTAATACCCGCGACTTTAAAACCAGCTTATTCGGCGCTTTAACTGATGCAGTAAAGCAATGGCTGACTAAAACAGAAGTAGTCAGTGGTTACGTGTTTGAACCGCAACGCAAAGCTGCGATCGGCTATTTTCAGGTGCAACTCGATCGCAAGGGTGAAGTTCCCCATACTGCAACGCTGACAGTTCATCCTGCTTACACTTGGCTGTATCCAGAATTACTATCTCAGCTAGCTCGGATTGCCCAAGATTTTCCCCAGCAAGGATTACAACTAGCTTCCTCAGACTATCAAGCAGAGCGAGAAGAGTATTTGGAGCGAATCGGGGCAAAACGCATAGAACATACATTAGTGATGTCTCGCTCTGTGTGGCACAAGCTACGTGAGTCTAAATTCGTCTCCTTAGAAGGAATCCAGTGGACTGATATGCTGCAAGGTTTGCAACCGACTCGTAAACCTATACCAGGTGGGATGTCATGGATACAACCAGCAAAGCTGCCATCGTCAGATAAACCGCTGCCAAGCAAGTCAGAACCGATTAAGTTTTCGGTAAAAAACCCTAGCATGGAAGTATTGCCGATTCCTGAATCACCAGATGCACCCCAGGAAAATTAG
- the ruvX gene encoding Holliday junction resolvase RuvX produces the protein MHPRKISVISQEQPKPFISALGLDFGRKRIGVAGCDRTGLIATGITTIERASFEQDVEQIRQIVNEREVQVLVMGLPYSMDGSLGFQARQVQKFTKRLAKALNLPVEYMDERLTSFQAEQLLIAENRSPSRHKGLIDRKAAALILQQWLDIKRANSRSSVVAIEY, from the coding sequence ATGCACCCCAGGAAAATTAGTGTGATATCCCAGGAGCAACCAAAACCGTTTATTTCAGCCTTGGGGCTAGATTTTGGCCGCAAGCGGATTGGTGTAGCTGGGTGCGATCGCACGGGTTTAATTGCTACGGGTATCACCACAATTGAGCGTGCATCTTTTGAGCAAGATGTCGAGCAAATCCGACAAATAGTTAATGAACGTGAGGTGCAAGTTCTAGTTATGGGCTTACCTTATTCAATGGATGGCTCACTAGGATTTCAGGCTCGTCAAGTTCAAAAATTTACTAAAAGACTTGCTAAAGCACTAAACTTGCCTGTGGAATATATGGATGAGCGATTAACTTCATTTCAAGCAGAGCAACTGCTGATAGCTGAAAACCGCTCTCCATCACGCCATAAAGGTTTGATTGACCGCAAGGCAGCAGCTTTAATTTTGCAACAATGGCTGGATATTAAGCGTGCCAACTCCCGCAGTTCAGTTGTGGCTATTGAATATTGA
- a CDS encoding DUF3727 domain-containing protein — protein MFSSPFPEENDNAHAGSITLTDDKGRSLDCYIEHSLEVDGQEYVLLLPVDSPVEIFSWEGDGEEEEAVLVEDDTIIEQIFANAQAVLSEQNLILKNTAYALTVAGDLPPVEESELFTLEIEDEGEDLEPEQLQLLASFYEEDQEYAIYTPLDPLLFFARITKTGEPELLSPEEFRKVQPLLEEHLFNEVE, from the coding sequence ATGTTTTCCTCTCCATTTCCTGAAGAAAATGATAACGCTCATGCGGGTTCCATCACTTTAACCGATGACAAAGGGCGATCGCTCGACTGTTACATAGAGCATTCCCTTGAGGTAGATGGACAAGAATACGTTTTACTTCTTCCTGTAGACTCACCTGTAGAAATTTTTTCTTGGGAAGGTGACGGTGAGGAAGAAGAAGCAGTTCTGGTGGAAGACGACACTATAATTGAGCAAATTTTTGCTAATGCTCAAGCTGTACTATCTGAGCAGAACTTGATACTGAAGAACACAGCCTATGCTCTGACTGTTGCAGGTGATTTACCGCCAGTGGAAGAATCAGAACTCTTCACCTTAGAAATCGAAGACGAAGGGGAAGATTTAGAGCCTGAGCAATTACAGCTACTTGCTAGCTTTTATGAGGAAGATCAGGAGTATGCAATTTATACACCCCTAGATCCTCTGTTGTTTTTTGCACGGATAACAAAAACAGGTGAACCTGAATTGCTTTCTCCAGAGGAGTTTCGTAAAGTGCAACCTCTGTTAGAAGAACATCTTTTTAATGAAGTGGAATAA
- a CDS encoding YqeG family HAD IIIA-type phosphatase, translating into MVWNNLLQPDLILEGSVLNLTPDIIQKYGLKGLVLDVDETLVPFTVGIASPELREWVEQIRTCTALCLVSNNLSEARIGGIARSLNLPYYLGAAKPSRRKIRAALRGMDLPVHQVGMVGDRLFTDVIAGNRLGMFTILVEPIVHADAALRSHPVRNFEVWISEILGASITPKKTKIHKS; encoded by the coding sequence ATGGTCTGGAACAATCTTTTACAGCCTGACTTGATTTTAGAGGGTTCAGTGTTGAACCTAACACCAGATATTATCCAAAAATACGGGCTTAAAGGGCTGGTATTGGATGTAGATGAAACTTTAGTACCCTTTACAGTCGGCATAGCTTCCCCAGAACTACGAGAGTGGGTAGAGCAAATCCGTACCTGTACTGCACTATGCTTGGTGAGTAACAACCTCAGTGAAGCACGAATTGGTGGAATTGCGCGATCGCTCAACCTGCCTTACTACTTAGGTGCAGCCAAGCCTTCCCGACGCAAAATTAGAGCCGCACTTAGGGGAATGGATCTACCAGTGCATCAAGTGGGGATGGTAGGCGATCGCTTGTTTACCGATGTCATAGCAGGTAATCGTCTGGGAATGTTTACCATTCTAGTCGAACCGATTGTTCATGCCGACGCGGCTCTCCGCTCTCATCCCGTCCGCAACTTTGAAGTTTGGATATCTGAAATTTTGGGAGCCTCTATTACCCCCAAGAAAACCAAGATTCATAAAAGTTGA
- the proB gene encoding glutamate 5-kinase: MPLTIVVKIGTSSLTQPETGQLALSTIATLAETLCNLRRQGHRVILVSSGAVGVGCARLGLTERPKAIALKQAVAAVGQGRLIRIYDDLFTTLQQAIAQVLLTRSDLVQRSRYLNAYNTFQELLGLGVIPIVNENDTVAIDELKFGDNDTLSALVASLVEADWLFLLTDVDRLYSADPRSVPDARPIALVSSIKELTELQIQTSSQGSQWGTGGMATKISAARIAIAAGVRTVITQGRFPRNIEKIIQGELIGTHFEPQPEPTSARKRWIAYGLLPAGKLYLDEGAIAAISLAGKSLLAAGIKLVEGEFDTQDAVQLCDTNGNEIARGLVNYNSNELQKIRGCHSREISTILGYAGAETVIHRDNLVLT; this comes from the coding sequence ATGCCACTAACAATTGTTGTCAAAATCGGTACTTCCAGCCTAACTCAACCAGAAACGGGACAATTAGCACTTTCTACCATTGCTACCTTGGCGGAAACACTCTGCAATTTAAGACGCCAAGGACATCGGGTGATTTTGGTTTCCTCTGGCGCTGTCGGCGTGGGGTGTGCGCGGTTGGGTTTAACTGAACGTCCTAAAGCGATCGCACTCAAACAGGCTGTAGCAGCAGTTGGACAAGGTAGGTTAATTCGGATATATGATGATTTATTTACTACCTTGCAACAGGCGATCGCTCAAGTATTATTAACTCGCAGTGACTTAGTACAGCGCAGCCGCTATCTCAATGCCTATAACACCTTTCAGGAATTACTGGGATTGGGAGTTATCCCCATAGTCAATGAAAATGATACCGTAGCAATAGACGAACTAAAATTTGGTGATAATGACACCCTTTCAGCATTGGTTGCCAGCTTAGTAGAAGCAGATTGGCTATTTTTGCTCACCGATGTCGATAGGCTGTACTCAGCCGATCCCCGTTCCGTACCCGATGCGCGACCAATCGCTTTAGTTAGTAGCATTAAAGAATTAACAGAATTACAGATACAAACAAGTTCCCAAGGTTCCCAGTGGGGTACTGGTGGGATGGCGACAAAAATTTCGGCTGCCAGGATTGCGATCGCTGCGGGAGTACGTACCGTCATTACCCAAGGGCGATTTCCTCGGAATATAGAAAAAATTATCCAAGGTGAACTGATTGGAACGCATTTTGAACCGCAACCTGAACCAACTTCGGCGCGTAAACGTTGGATAGCTTACGGACTCTTACCTGCGGGGAAATTGTATTTAGATGAAGGTGCGATCGCGGCAATTTCTCTAGCAGGAAAATCGTTATTAGCAGCGGGAATTAAGCTAGTAGAAGGAGAGTTTGACACACAGGATGCCGTGCAATTGTGTGACACCAACGGTAACGAAATTGCCAGAGGACTTGTAAATTACAACAGCAATGAATTGCAAAAGATTCGCGGCTGTCATTCACGAGAAATTTCCACAATTTTAGGCTATGCCGGTGCAGAAACCGTGATTCATCGGGATAATTTGGTTTTGACTTAA
- a CDS encoding Uma2 family endonuclease, whose product MTQTLENAVNLPEEQRFFRHGLSWEQFKAIQASFENVPGVRLFYCDGVLEIVTIGKPHEAIKCLIAALLITYFEIRGIEFFPSGSFSQVLPKIVEYQADLSYCFENDKPIPDLCIEVVITSGSPIKLQKYKLMGVPEVWFWEDGTIEVYCLREQEYEKVVKSELLPELDLSLLNHCVLLSSPLEAIREFRQNIQ is encoded by the coding sequence ATGACTCAAACGTTAGAAAATGCTGTTAACTTACCAGAAGAACAACGCTTCTTTCGACATGGGCTAAGTTGGGAACAGTTTAAAGCGATTCAAGCTAGCTTTGAAAATGTACCAGGAGTGCGGCTGTTTTATTGTGATGGAGTCTTAGAAATAGTGACTATTGGTAAGCCTCATGAGGCGATTAAGTGTTTAATTGCTGCACTGCTGATTACTTATTTTGAAATCAGGGGTATTGAATTTTTTCCCAGTGGGAGTTTTAGCCAGGTTCTTCCCAAGATAGTAGAGTATCAAGCTGACTTATCTTATTGCTTTGAAAACGATAAACCTATACCAGACCTCTGTATTGAAGTAGTCATCACTAGCGGTAGTCCCATAAAGTTACAGAAGTACAAATTAATGGGAGTCCCGGAAGTTTGGTTTTGGGAAGATGGCACAATTGAAGTTTACTGCTTACGAGAACAAGAATATGAGAAAGTTGTTAAAAGTGAACTATTACCAGAACTAGATTTATCCCTACTCAATCATTGTGTTTTGTTATCGTCTCCCTTGGAAGCTATTAGAGAGTTTCGTCAAAATATTCAATAG